Proteins encoded within one genomic window of Aquarana catesbeiana isolate 2022-GZ linkage group LG03, ASM4218655v1, whole genome shotgun sequence:
- the VAMP2 gene encoding vesicle-associated membrane protein 2 isoform X2, whose product MSAPAAGPPAAPGEGGAPPAPPNLTSNRRLQQTQAQVDEVVDIMRVNVDKVLERDQKLSELDDRADALQAGASQFETSAAKLKRKYWWKNLKMMIIMGVICAIILIIIIVYFST is encoded by the exons GTCTGCCCCAGCTGCCGGCCCTCCCGCTGCCCCTGGAGAAGGAGGAGCACCCCCAGCTCCCCCCAACCTCACCAGCAACAGAAGGCTTCAGCAAACCCAGGCACAGGTCGATGAG GTTGTGGATATAATGCGCGTCAATGTAGACAAGGTGTTGGAAAGAGATCAGAAGCTGTCCGAATTGGATGACCGTGCGGACGCTCTGCAGGCCGGAGCCTCGCAGTTTGAAACCAGCGCGGCCAAACTCAAACGCAAGTACTGGTGGAAGAACCTCAAG ATGATGATCATCATGGGAGTGATATGCGCCATCATCCTCATCATAATTATTG TTTATTTCAGCACCTAA